The stretch of DNA TTTTTGTTTTTTCCACCATCATATCCAGCAGTTTGTCGTAAATAGATTCCTGCACATAAAGCCTCTCAATGGAGGTACACGACTGGCCTGCATTGGTAAAGGCGCCCCACAGTAAGCCGTTCACGGTGCGCTCCAGGTCCACATCATCAAAAACGATAGCCGGATCTTTACCTCCCAGCTCCAGATCAACAGGAATAAGGTATCTGCTGGCATGCTCCATCACCTTGCGTCCGCCCCGCACACTCCCGGTGAAATGGATTTTATCAGGGCGTTGATCAATGCAGCGGGCGCCTGTACCCTTACCACCATACACCACCTGGAAGGCATCTTTCATGAAGCCACTCTCCTGTATCATTTTTTCCCATAGTCCTTTCAGTGGGGTAACCTCGCTGGGCTTAAACACCACGGCATTGCCCGCCAGAAAAGCCAGCAGGCCGGGCACAATGCCTTGATAGAAAGGATAATTCCAGGGTGTGATTACCAGAATGACACCCAACGGTTCATACACAATCTTTGACTTTTTGCCCATAAGAAATATGGGTACTGAAGTGGGATGGTCTCGTAAGATTTTTGGGGTAACTTTTTTAAAGTGATCTATGACATCGCACACTTCAAATACTTCACTGGTAAGGCAATCCAGCCGGGCTTTTCCGGTTTCCTCTACAATGCGGTCAATGATGTATTCGCGGTTTTTGAGTATAAAATCATTGATTTTAAGCATCTCCTCAATGCGTTGCTGCACACTCATGTCGGCAATTCGGGGCTGTATTGCCCGGGCTGAATCAAATACCTTTTTCAGATGTGCATCATCCGGCTCGGTTATTTGATAAAGCTCTTTATTGGTAATAGGATTCAACACCGGAATGGTTTGTAAAGAGACTTGGGTTTCCATAGGCAGGCAGTAAGCGATTTAGATAAGAAAACGGGTTTCTGCTTTCAAAAATAAGGAAAGGAAAGCGGATAATGAATACGCAGAATGGAAAACCCTGGGGGCTTCTTTAGCTGAAGCGGAACAGAACTGTACAGGAAAAGAAAATCACGAAATCAACTTTTCACGGAGCATGAACTCCAGTTGTTCGTTGGTTCGTTTCAGGTTCTCTATCAGCTCCTTCCTTTTACGGGTTTCACAGTACACTTCGTAGGCTTTCTCAATGGCTTCAGTGAGGTCTTCCTCCTTCCAGGGTTTTGTGAGATAGCGGAAAATCCCGGCCGTATTAACGGCTTCAATCACGGCTTCAATATCTGAGTAGCCGGTGATAAGAATCCGCATCGTATCAGGATATTTCTGCGCTACGGCCTCAAAAAATTTTACTCCGCTCATTTTGGGCATTCTCTGGTCGGCAAGAATTACCGGAATGTTCTCCTTCTCCAGGATTTGCAGGCCTTCCTTGCAGGAGGAGGCTGTAAATACCCGATAGCGCTTTCTGTAACTGGCTTTAAAAGCCATCAGGTTGTGAACTTCATCATCTACATACAGGACGGAGATTTTTTCAGTGGCCATGTTTTATTTTATTGCATTTCTTAATCCTGTATTACGAAAAAGCAATCTGCCTGTTGCACATATTTTTTTTCATTTGCCATTTTTAACACTTGCCCAGCCGCTCTGTAGCCAAAGGTTACTACAAATGTATTGAAAGCATTTTAAATTTTCTAAACAATCTTTCGTAATACCTCTGCACACTTTCCGTAGTGGATAATTTCCCCGTTCTGTAAGGCATGAGTATAAAAAGCGGACTTATCTTTAAGGCACCTGTAAAAGCACATACTATGCAGCAAATTCAGAATCTTTTAAGTGAACGGCTTCGTGCGGCTGATGAGCTACGCATGATATATAAGCCTCTTTTTTACCGTCTCTCAGATGCGCGCGATGCTGAACGTTTTGAGGAGCTTTTGGACACGCCTGGCTTACGTGTCAGCGATGAGCTGAACGGTCAGTTGCGCGAATTGATAAAGCTGAAAAACCCTACGATCCGATTTTCGCCTGATGAGTTGAACCGTGCCGCCAGGGAATATCTGCAGGGCAGGCCATCCAGTGCCTACGGCGTGTGGGTGTATTACCCCTGGCTCAATCATGTTGTGCACATCCTGGATAAAGAAGAATACCGGTTACTACGTACAAATCGCAATCAATACAAAATAACACCGGAAGAGCGCGCCATTCTGGAAACAAAGAAAATAGGCGTATTGGGCCTGTCAGTAGGCCAGTCAGTTGCCCTTACCTTGTCTATGGAACGCGGCTATGGTGAACTGCGCATTGCCGATTTTGATGTACTGGAGTTAACCAATCTGAATCGTATTCGTTCTGGTGTGCAGGATTTGGGGTTGCTGAAAACGGTTTCTACCGCGCGTCAGATTGCCGAAATTGATCCCTTTCTGAATGTAAAGTGCTTTCACCAGGGACTTACAGAAGATAATCTGGAGGAGTTTCTGCTGGAAGGGGGCAAGCTGGATTTGCTGATTGATGAATGTGACGGGCTGGACATAAAAATACTTGCCCGCCTCAAAGCCCGGGAATTGAAAATACCGGTGTTGATGGAAACCAGTGATAGGGGCATGCTGGATGTAGAACGCTTTGATCTTGAGCCAAATCGCCCGATTTTACATGGTCTCATTGACCATCTTGACCTGAATCCCGCTAATCTTAAAGGATTAACAAATGAGGAAAAAATTCCTTATGTCTTGCCCATGGTCGGATTGGAAACGATGTCTGACCGTCTGAAGGCTTCCATGCTGGAAGTGGAGCAATCCATTACCACCTGGCCGCAGCTGGCTTCAGATGTCATTCTGGGAGGAGCTTTGTCGGCAAGTGTATGCCGCAGAATTTTTCTGGACCAGTTTCGTGCTTCGGGAAGATTTTTTGTAGACATAAACGAAATCGTAAGCGAAGACAGCAAATATCGCTTTAATCAGGTTGCAGAAGAAACGCAGCTAGAAACACCGGTTATCGCAGAGGAGGTGGATGTAAAATCGCTTGCGGCCCGCGATGGGCAGATCGCTCTCACTCCTGCGCAGGCAGCTGGGCTGGTTGAAGCAGCTATAAGGGCCCCAAGCGGGGGCAACAATCAACCCTGGAAATGGGTCTATGAAGGCAGAAATCTTTATCTGCTCCTGGACCGCAACAGGGCAACTGCATTCCTGGATTTTGAGCAGGCCGGTTCTTATCTCAGCCTGGGGGCAGCCACTGAAAATCTGGTTTTGCAAGCCCACAGGTTTGGCCTGGAAGTGAGCGTGGAAACTTTTCCTGATGCGCAAAATCCACTCCTGGCTGCTGTTTTTCGGTTCTTCCATGGTGCGCCACCTGCCGGCATTACTGTTGAAAGTCATCAGCATGACGGGCTTGCCGATGCCATTGGTATCCGGCTCACTAACCGGCTCATCCGGGAGCGCAAGAATATAGAGGCTATCAGACTTTTTGAATTGCAACATATCGGACAAACTGTTACGGGTGCAGAAGTGAAACTGATTACCGGAGCGGAAGCCATGAAGCAGGTCGGGGAATTAATTTCCCGAACCGATAGGATTATGCTCACGCATCGCGAGGGACACAAAGGTTTTGTGTCCGAGATACGCTGGACGGAAGAGGAAGCCCAGCGTACCCGTGATGGAGTAGATTTGGCTACCGTGGATTTAACCCCCGGAGAAATAGCCGGTCTGAAAATTGCCCGCAACTGGTCGGTGGTAAAGACCCTCAACAACTGGGGCGGAGGCAGTGTTTTTGAAAAACTCTCGCGCAAGGGTGTTGCTGCAGCCTCCGCATTAGGGCTGATTACTATGCCGGGAACGGATTCCCTGCATTATTTTCTGGCAGGCCGGGCACTGGAACGTCTCTGGCTCTACGCCAACTTGCATCAGATTGCTTTGCAGCCCATGACTGCATTGCCATTTATGTTGTTGCGCCTGGTGCGTGGAAATGGGCAGGGCCTTTCGGAAGGTAATATAAAAGATCTGCATCGCATACGGCTGCGGTTGCATCAATTGTTTGATGTGGGGGAAAATAGAAATCCTGCCTTCTTGTTCCGACTGCTGGTTGCTGAAGATCCCAAGGTGAAATCTCTGCGCAGGCCACTGGAAGAAGTATTGGTTTACAAGGACCCCGCTTAATGAATAAGGTCATCTCTATCCGAGCTTTTCGCGCAGTTGATGAGCCCCATACGTGTGAACTGTTTTATGAAGGCCACGTCAATGTATTGCGGAGCTATGGCGTGGAGCCAATCAGCTCGGCAAAAAAAGAATGGTTCAATAATCCTCAGGTGTATGTGGTCATTGCGCAGATGGATGATCAGATTGTGGGCGGAGCCAAATTACATAAAGTAGGCGGTACCCAGCCTTTGCCGCTGGAAGAGGCTGTTGGAGCTATGGATAAACGCGTTTACGATTTAGTGAAGCGTTACGCTCCGCATACAGGCGAAGGATGCGGGCTATGGAACAGCAAGCTGGTTGCAGGCATGGGAATCAGCTATATACTTTCACGTACTGTCATTGCAATGACTGTCATGTTGG from Chitinophagales bacterium encodes:
- a CDS encoding aldehyde dehydrogenase — translated: METQVSLQTIPVLNPITNKELYQITEPDDAHLKKVFDSARAIQPRIADMSVQQRIEEMLKINDFILKNREYIIDRIVEETGKARLDCLTSEVFEVCDVIDHFKKVTPKILRDHPTSVPIFLMGKKSKIVYEPLGVILVITPWNYPFYQGIVPGLLAFLAGNAVVFKPSEVTPLKGLWEKMIQESGFMKDAFQVVYGGKGTGARCIDQRPDKIHFTGSVRGGRKVMEHASRYLIPVDLELGGKDPAIVFDDVDLERTVNGLLWGAFTNAGQSCTSIERLYVQESIYDKLLDMMVEKTKKLRLSSPAINYREPDCCDVGAVTAEFQIKIIEEHIQDAVQKGARVLTGGKREPGSHHFPPTIIADCNHSMKIASEETFGPVVAVMKFKTEEEAIQLANDSPYGLGSSVWSKDLKRAERVARKLITGNVSINSHMLNEGNPALPFGGVKESGFGRYKGEPGITTFCNSKSILIDKQGSKIEPHWYPFTKSKYALLVNLMDSYFARKKNWLKFALNGLKLDSIGNKEKIK